A genomic segment from Parafrankia irregularis encodes:
- a CDS encoding antibiotic biosynthesis monooxygenase family protein: protein MSVVKINAIEVPEGAGPELEKRFANRLHAVDGQPGFESFELLRPVAGDNRYFVVTHWDSEESFQAWLKGPAMEAHAGERARPVASGASLLEFEVVHRSVAGGS, encoded by the coding sequence GTGAGCGTCGTGAAGATCAATGCCATCGAGGTTCCCGAGGGCGCCGGCCCCGAGCTGGAGAAGCGGTTCGCCAACCGGCTGCACGCCGTGGACGGCCAGCCCGGCTTCGAGTCGTTCGAGCTGCTGCGCCCGGTGGCCGGCGACAACCGGTACTTCGTCGTGACGCACTGGGACAGCGAGGAGTCCTTCCAGGCATGGCTCAAGGGCCCGGCCATGGAGGCACACGCCGGGGAGCGTGCCCGTCCCGTGGCCTCCGGCGCGTCCCTGCTGGAGTTCGAGGTCGTCCACCGTTCGGTCGCCGGCGGCTCCTGA